One genomic window of Trichlorobacter lovleyi includes the following:
- a CDS encoding DMT family transporter, with protein MAWTYLVLAGLLEIGWPIGLKLGWTENGPRPLWLGFAVLCIILSGSFLLQAQRVIPMGTAYAVWTGIGAVGTFVVGIVAFGDAVSMLRIASAGLIIAGVVGLKFA; from the coding sequence ATGGCCTGGACCTATCTTGTTCTTGCCGGACTGCTTGAAATCGGCTGGCCGATCGGCCTCAAACTCGGCTGGACGGAAAACGGCCCGCGGCCGCTCTGGCTCGGCTTTGCGGTGCTCTGCATCATACTCAGCGGCTCGTTCCTGTTGCAGGCGCAACGGGTCATACCGATGGGAACGGCCTATGCGGTCTGGACCGGCATTGGGGCGGTGGGTACATTTGTCGTGGGGATCGTGGCCTTTGGCGATGCCGTCAGCATGCTCAGGATCGCCTCGGCCGGCCTGATCATCGCCGGGGTGGTGGGACTGAAGTTTGCCTGA